In the Terriglobus sp. RCC_193 genome, GCAGACACCGGCTTCCCCTCCCGCGATTTCCGCGAAACGCGTCGCCACATCGTCTTCACCGTCGGTCTGCTGGTGCTGTTGGGCCTGTTCTGGAAGATCCGCCACGTCCTGGGCATTGTGTATGTTTCAGGCCTGCTGGCCGTCGTCCTGAATCCGGTTGTGATGAGGATCGGTCGCGTTCGGATCCGGGGGCGCAGTATGCCCAAACCCTTCGCCGTGGTGACTCTGGTGGTGGGGATCGTGCTCGGCCTGTTTCTTCTCTGCTGGTTTGGTCTGCCGCCGATTCTCAATGACTTCCGCAATTTCCTGACCGACGCACCCGGACGCCTGCCCGCTCTGCTGGCGCGCCTGCAGAGCATCCCCATGGCCGACAAGATCGGCCTCACCCACGTAAATGATCGCCTTGCCTCCACCATGGAGACCTTTGCGGGTTACATCTTCAATTCCTTGCCGCAATGGGCCGAACATCTGCTCGACATCCTCACCACAACCATCCTGTGCGTGTACTTCATCCTCGAAGGGCAGGAGGTCTACGACTATTTCCTCTCGCTCGTCGTCCCCAAATCGCGTGCGCGGCTGGCCAACACACTGCTCGTCGCAGAGGAGCGCGTCTCCCGCTGGCTGATCGGCCAGCTCATGCTCATGCTTCTGGTGGCGATCTACAGCATCATCGCCTTCCGTATTCTTAACGTCCGCTACTTTCTCCTGCTGGGCGTCCTCATGGGATTGACCAACATCATTCCCGTCGCGGGCAATCTCGTCACCATCATCCTGATAGCCCTTATTGCCGCGGCCGACTCCTTCACCAAGGCCGGACTCGTCATCCTTGCCTACCTCATCTATATCCAGCTTGAAAATGCCTTCCTGATACCGCGCATTATGCGGTCCAGCGTTGACCTCATGGGGGTCACGGTCCTCATTGCCCTGCTCATGGGCACCGCGATCAGCGGCATCCCCGGCGCTCTGGTCGCCGTACCAACCGCCGCCATCATCGTGGTCTTCTCCAACGAATACCTCGTCCAGCACCAGGACCCCAATCGCCTCTCCGTGCTCGATTAAGGAATCCAACCCAGCAAAGCTTCATACGAACGAAGTTCCTCCAGTGAAGCTCAAACGGTCGAAGACCGTCATTCTGACCCTGAGCTTGTCGAAGGGGAAGAATCCCAACACATCCTCAGCGCCACAACCGCTCCAACTTTCCAGCTCCAAAATCCGGGTGCCCCAGGTTCGCGAAGCTAACCTGGGCCGAGCGGCCAAGCCGCTCCATTCGCGCTGAAGGCGCGAAGCAGCGAAACTCAAACGGTCGAAGTTCATCTCCAGCGAAGCTCATACGGTCAAAGACCGTCATCCTGAGCGAAACGAAGTGAAGCCGAAGCATGCCCTCGAGCGAAGCGAAGGGGACCTGCATTCTCCTCGCGCCACTACGATGTGGCACGAAAGCGCCGCAAACGCATCCTGCCCGATTAGCGACGATCCGCGGCCACCACTGCGATATCCTTAACAGTGGAACCCAGATGGTCACCGCAGCATCCATATCGGCCACGCAGAGTGCTCGTCGCAGCACCCTCTTCGCCGACTACGCGGAACTGGTAAAACCGCGCGTCACCCTGATGGTGATGATCACAGCGGCGGCAGGCTTCTACCTCGGCTCCCTGCGTTCCGGCATCAGCCCTTTCAACCTGCAATTCCTCGAAGCCATGATCGGTATGGCCGTCGTCACCGCAGGTTCCGGTACGCTGAACCAGGTCATCGAACGCCGCACCGACGCCCTGATGCCGCGCACCGCCAGCCGCCCCCTCGCTGCACAGCGTATCTCGTACATGCACGGCCTCATCCTGGGGATGCTGTGCATCGTGGTCGGCTCGGCATTTCTGGCCGTCACCACCAACCTCATCACCAGCATGCTCACGCTGCTCACGGCCATCGGCTACGTTGCCATCTATACGCCGTTGAAGCGCATCAGCATGATCGCCACCTTCGTCGGCGCATTTCCCGGTGCATTGCCGCCACTCATCGGCTGGACCGCCGCGCGCGGATTCATTGAGTGGCCCGCCGTCGCGCTCTTCGCCATCCTCTTCGTCTGGCAGTTCCCCCACTTTGAAGCCATCGGCTGGCTCTACCGCGTCGACTACGCCAAGGCAGGCATCCGCGTCACCGCCGTCGCCAAGCCCGGTGGTGTAGCCACTGCCGCGCAGGCACTGTTCTATGCGGTCGTAATGATCCCGGTAAGCCTGTGGCCCGTCTATCTCGGCACTGCTGGCTGGATCTACGGCATCGTGGCCATCGTGCTCGGCCTTGCCTATCTCTGGTACACGCTGAAGTTCGTTCGCATCACGCGCGATCTGCCACCAGCGGAATCCCGCAAGATCGCCCGCGACCTGCTCAAGATCAGCGTCATCTACCTGCCGCTCCTGCTGGCCGCCATGATGCTCAATGCGCACGGTCGCATCTTCTTTTAACGAGGCTCCATGACCGCAAACTCCCAGACCATCCCCGAGCCCGAACGCCTCAAGACGCCGCCCTCCATCATCGCGGCCATCCTTGGCGTCTCCGCCGCGGCAAGCCTCTTCCTCTTCTGGCTGGTCTACTATCACGCCCCCGCCGACACCGACCACACGAAGCTGCTCTTCCTGCCATCACTGAACGCCGTCTTCAACGGCCTGAGCGCCATCGCCCTGGTCATCGGCTTTGTGTACGTCAAGCAGCGCAAGATCAGGCAGCACCGCGCAGCCATGTTCACGGCGTTCATTTTCTCCACGCTGTTCCTGGTCAGCTACATCCTGAACCACGCGCTGCACGGCGAATACCGCCTGCCCATCGCACACACCGGCCTGCTCTGGAACACCTACTGGCCCATGCTGCTGTCGCATATCGTGCTCAGCGTCGTAGCACTGCCCATGATCCTGATCACGTTTTTCCTGTCGCTCACGCAGCGCTTTCCGCAGCACCGTAAACTGGCGCGCTGGACCTTCCCGATCTGGCTCTATGTTTCGGTCACCGGAGTTCTGGTCGCTGTCATTCAGGCGGTCGTTCACGGATGAGTACCCCTGCAACCAAAGGCCGCACACGTCCCGACACCCGCGCCATCCTCCGCGTCTCCACCATCATTGAAAGCGTCGGCATCCTTTGCGCACTCGGCGTATGGCTCAGTGGCGGCATGTCAGCCCACGGCCCAAGGAACAACTTCGGCTGGCTGATGCTGATCATCGCCCTCGGCTGCATCCCCACCGGCACCTTCTTCCTGCTGCTGGGCATCGCCAAATGGTTCGGCGACCGCAACCGCACCGACTGATGCACGTCATAAGCGCCAAAGGCGCGACGAGATATTAGCCTAGGCCGAAGGCTTGGGTAGGCTAACCTTCAAAGCCGAGGGCCAAAGGCCCGCCCTATCGTCCGGCCAGTCACAAACCAGTCTCCGAAACGAACTCTATCTCGAGACCTTTCGAGAACCGTCTAATTACCCGATTCGTCCGGAATCACACGTTAGCCCGGTAAAATCAAACCGTGACCGCAGCACGCAAGAAACCCGCAGCAACGAAGAAGCCCACCGCCGAGTACCTCGAATCTCCCGAAGCCATCGCCGCAGTCGATGACATCCTCGGCGCCATCGGCCTCACACACGGCACCCGCGCCACGCGCCGCAACACCTGGGCCGAAGGCGCACGCCGCCCTGTGGGCAAAAAGGCAGACGCTGCGAAGAAAGCCGCCGTCACCTCGAAGGAAAATCCCAAGCCCCTCTTCGCCGACAACCTGAAGAGTGCCGAAGCTCTCGTGCACGGCTTCTCCACGCGCACCGGCGGCGTGACCCGTGTCTACCGTCCACACCTCCCCAAGAACCTCGGTGACCTCAACCTCGGCTTCACCAAGCACGATGAGCCCGAAGACGTCCGCACCAATCGCACGCGCTTCCTCAAGAGCATCAAGGCCGACCGCTTCCACAGCTTCGGCATGCTGCACCAGATTCATTCGCCCATCGTGCGCACCATTGCAACATCGACGGAAGCAACGAACGACTTCCTCGCCCCCGCGCACCACAAGGCCGACGCTCTGCTCACCGACGTCCCCGGCGTCCTGCTCACCGTGCAGATCGCCGACTGCGTCCCCGTCCTCATCTTCGACCCGAAGCGCCGCGCCATCGGCGCCTTCCACGCAGGCTGGCGAGGCACCCTCGCACGCATCGTCGAACGCGGCATCGGCACCATGCGTCGCCAGTACGGCAGCGACCCCGCCGACCTCATCGCGGCCATCGGCCCATCCATCGGCCCTGCAAGCTATTCCGTCAGCGAAGACATCCGTTACGAATTCTCATCGCAGTTCGCCTACTCCGACACGCTCTTCAAAGACGTTTACGACCTCGGCCCCATCCGCGAGAAGTACCCCAACCTCTTCCTCACGGCACGCGCCCCCGGCCACTCGCCGCTGGGCCCCCTGCTTCACCTGAACCTGTGGGAAGCCAACCGCCGTCAACTCATGGACGCAGGCCTGCAGGAAAAGAACATCAGCGTACTGGAAGAAGACACTGCAGCAGACACCAGCCGCTTCTTCTCCCATCGCGCAGAAGACGGCTTCACCGGTCGCATGATGGCCTCCATCGGCATGACGAAGTAGGAAAGACCCAAGTGGTAGGAACCGGGTGCCCCAGGTGCGCGAAGCTCACCTGGGCATCACGCTCCAGCGTGATCAAACGACCATAGGTCGTCTTCTTTCGGAAGGGCAGGGCTTCAGCCCTGCCGTAAAACCGATAGGAAGAAGGGGCTTTAGCCCCTGAGGGAATTACAGTTCAAACGTATCGTCGTCCGTATGCTCGCGGATCAACCGTTCCGTCAGCACATCCAGGTCCTCGCCTGTCTTGGGCAACACAAACTTCCCATCCACCCAATCCAGCTTGAAACTGGTCGACAACGCGGAAATCCAGATCTGCCGCACCGGTGTGTTCGGCGTAAAGACAAACTTCGCCTTCGGTGCATCGAACACCACGTTCAGCACGCCGTTGTTTTCTTCCGTCTCATAGCCGCCCAGGTCTTCGCCATCAATCAGGCGCTGCTTGAGCTGTTCGAGAGCTGCATCGGAATCACGTCGAAAAGTCTGTTCATCCACCATGGTGCAATCAGTCTACGACGAACACTTTCCACAAACAGTAAACGGAGCCCGAAGGCCCCGTTTCTGACAAACTGACTCACTGCGTTTAGAACGGAATATCGTCGTCCGTGATGCCTTCATTGGCATAGTCATTCTGTGGCGTGCGCTGATCGAAGCTGGCCGTATTGCTGCCACTGCTCTGGCTGTAACCGCCACCGCTGCTGCGACCGCCGCCACCACCTTCGCCGCCGCCCAGCAGCGACAGGTCGTTCACAATGATCTCCGTGCGGTACTTCTTCTGATTCGTTTCCTTGTCATCCCACGAACGTGTCTGCAGCTTGCCTTCAATGTAGAGCTGCTTGCCCTTCTTCACGTAGTCGCGGACAATCTCCGCCGTACGGCCAAACGCCACCAGGTTGTGCCACTCTGTCTTGTCCACCCAGTTGCCGGCCTGGTCCTTCTGGCGATCGGCAGTGGCCAACGTAAGTTGCGCAATCACCATGCCGCTGGGAGTCGCCCGGATTTCGGGGTCCTTACCCACATTGCCCAGCAGAATTACTTTATTTACGCCCTTAGCCATTGCACCGCTCCGTTCCCTTTTGCTATCGACCGAGTATAAAGGAAACTCGCGCCCCGCCGCTGCCGGTACCATGTCAGAGGAATGCCTGCGCCTCTCATCACACCGGAATCCCTGCATCAGCGCGCCGGACGCATCTGCGTCGCCGTCTCCGGCCCGGAAATGTTTTCGCTCGCCGCGGCAACCCTCCCAGACTGCCGTTTCATTGAATTCCGTCTCGATTCCGTACCTGATCCCGCCTCGCAACTCCCGCATCTGCGCCAGTTTCTTGCAGAACATCCGGAAGCGACCGCCGTGGCCACCTGCCGCCGCCAGCCTTACGGCGGAGGCTTCCACGGCACTGCGCAGCAAGAGATCGAAATCCTCGCAGAAGCCGCCAGCGCAGGCTGCCAGCTCGTCGACATCGAGACAGAAACCGCCGAAGAACTAGGCACCGCCGCGCTTGAGCAGCTCCGAGCCAACGGCGCCGCCGTCATCCTCTCATGGCACGACTTCCAGGGCACGCCCGCGCTCGAACCCGAACTTGATCGCATGACCCCGTTCGCGCCAGACTTCCGCAAGATCGTCCCCACGGCCACCACGCTCACTGAAGCGTTGCAACTCATCGACATGCTCAAAACCCACGGCGGCAACGGTCGACTCATCGCCATGAGCATGGGCTTCCGCGGCACCCTCACCCGCGTCCTCGGCCCGCGCTTCGGCTCGCTCTTCACCTTCGCCTCACCCGAGGGCAACGCAGGCACCGCGCCCGGCCAGGTCAGCCTCTCCACGCTGCAACATCTCTACCGCGCCGAAGCCATCACAGCAGAAACCTCCATCTACGCCGTAGCAGGCCTGCCCATCACCGGCTCGCTCTCGCCGCGTATGCACAACACCGCCTTCCGTGCGGCAAAACTCGACGCCGTCTATCTACCGCTCGAGACCGACGCACTCGCGGAACTCCTCGCAGTAGTCGCTCGCCTCAACGTGCGCGGCCTGAGCATCACCATGCCGCTCAAGGAAACCATCCTGCCGCACCTCGCCGTCAGCGACGCCGCAGTGCAACAGATGCAGACCTGCAACACCCTCGTAAAGACTGCCGAAGGCTTCGCCGGATACAACACCGACGTCCCCGGCATCGTCGGCCCATTGCAACGCGCACTGCCCCTCGCCAACACAAAGATCCTCATCCTCGGCGCAGGTGGAGCAGCACGTGCCGCCGTCTTCGGCCTGCGCGATGCAGGCGCACACATCTACCTGCTCAACCGCACATACGCACGCGCAGAAGCACTCGCAGCCGAGGCCGGTGTGCACGCCATTCGCCGCGAAGACCTCAGCGCACACACCTTCGACGCCATCATCAACAGCACCCCCTACGGCATGCGCAATCAAACGATGGAAGCCCCCATCGCCGCAGAAGAGATGCGCGCCAAAGTCTTCTTCGACCTCGTCTACAACCCCGTCGAAACGCCGCTGCTCCAACTCGCGCGACAGAACGGCCTGCACGTCATCCCAGGCGTGGAGATGTTCGTAGAACAGGGCGTCCGCCAGTTCATACACTGGACCGGCCAATCCGCCCCACGCGAAGCCATGCAACAATCCGTCCTCGAAGCCCTCGCATAAGTACGGCCGGCCACCATCTCTAGCATCCAGTAAATCGGGTGCCCCAGGTGCGCGAAGCTCACCTGGGCATCGCGCTTCAGCGCGATCTTACGGTCGAAAGACCGTCATTCTGAGCGAGTGAAGAATCCCGACGAACTCGCATCCTGCCAAGACCTCTGGGAGCT is a window encoding:
- a CDS encoding AI-2E family transporter produces the protein MLLGLFWKIRHVLGIVYVSGLLAVVLNPVVMRIGRVRIRGRSMPKPFAVVTLVVGIVLGLFLLCWFGLPPILNDFRNFLTDAPGRLPALLARLQSIPMADKIGLTHVNDRLASTMETFAGYIFNSLPQWAEHLLDILTTTILCVYFILEGQEVYDYFLSLVVPKSRARLANTLLVAEERVSRWLIGQLMLMLLVAIYSIIAFRILNVRYFLLLGVLMGLTNIIPVAGNLVTIILIALIAAADSFTKAGLVILAYLIYIQLENAFLIPRIMRSSVDLMGVTVLIALLMGTAISGIPGALVAVPTAAIIVVFSNEYLVQHQDPNRLSVLD
- the cyoE gene encoding heme o synthase, with amino-acid sequence MVTAASISATQSARRSTLFADYAELVKPRVTLMVMITAAAGFYLGSLRSGISPFNLQFLEAMIGMAVVTAGSGTLNQVIERRTDALMPRTASRPLAAQRISYMHGLILGMLCIVVGSAFLAVTTNLITSMLTLLTAIGYVAIYTPLKRISMIATFVGAFPGALPPLIGWTAARGFIEWPAVALFAILFVWQFPHFEAIGWLYRVDYAKAGIRVTAVAKPGGVATAAQALFYAVVMIPVSLWPVYLGTAGWIYGIVAIVLGLAYLWYTLKFVRITRDLPPAESRKIARDLLKISVIYLPLLLAAMMLNAHGRIFF
- a CDS encoding DUF420 domain-containing protein, with protein sequence MTANSQTIPEPERLKTPPSIIAAILGVSAAASLFLFWLVYYHAPADTDHTKLLFLPSLNAVFNGLSAIALVIGFVYVKQRKIRQHRAAMFTAFIFSTLFLVSYILNHALHGEYRLPIAHTGLLWNTYWPMLLSHIVLSVVALPMILITFFLSLTQRFPQHRKLARWTFPIWLYVSVTGVLVAVIQAVVHG
- the pgeF gene encoding peptidoglycan editing factor PgeF, with protein sequence MTAARKKPAATKKPTAEYLESPEAIAAVDDILGAIGLTHGTRATRRNTWAEGARRPVGKKADAAKKAAVTSKENPKPLFADNLKSAEALVHGFSTRTGGVTRVYRPHLPKNLGDLNLGFTKHDEPEDVRTNRTRFLKSIKADRFHSFGMLHQIHSPIVRTIATSTEATNDFLAPAHHKADALLTDVPGVLLTVQIADCVPVLIFDPKRRAIGAFHAGWRGTLARIVERGIGTMRRQYGSDPADLIAAIGPSIGPASYSVSEDIRYEFSSQFAYSDTLFKDVYDLGPIREKYPNLFLTARAPGHSPLGPLLHLNLWEANRRQLMDAGLQEKNISVLEEDTAADTSRFFSHRAEDGFTGRMMASIGMTK
- the cyaY gene encoding iron donor protein CyaY; translated protein: MVDEQTFRRDSDAALEQLKQRLIDGEDLGGYETEENNGVLNVVFDAPKAKFVFTPNTPVRQIWISALSTSFKLDWVDGKFVLPKTGEDLDVLTERLIREHTDDDTFEL
- a CDS encoding single-stranded DNA-binding protein codes for the protein MAKGVNKVILLGNVGKDPEIRATPSGMVIAQLTLATADRQKDQAGNWVDKTEWHNLVAFGRTAEIVRDYVKKGKQLYIEGKLQTRSWDDKETNQKKYRTEIIVNDLSLLGGGEGGGGGRSSGGGYSQSSGSNTASFDQRTPQNDYANEGITDDDIPF
- the aroE gene encoding shikimate dehydrogenase; its protein translation is MPAPLITPESLHQRAGRICVAVSGPEMFSLAAATLPDCRFIEFRLDSVPDPASQLPHLRQFLAEHPEATAVATCRRQPYGGGFHGTAQQEIEILAEAASAGCQLVDIETETAEELGTAALEQLRANGAAVILSWHDFQGTPALEPELDRMTPFAPDFRKIVPTATTLTEALQLIDMLKTHGGNGRLIAMSMGFRGTLTRVLGPRFGSLFTFASPEGNAGTAPGQVSLSTLQHLYRAEAITAETSIYAVAGLPITGSLSPRMHNTAFRAAKLDAVYLPLETDALAELLAVVARLNVRGLSITMPLKETILPHLAVSDAAVQQMQTCNTLVKTAEGFAGYNTDVPGIVGPLQRALPLANTKILILGAGGAARAAVFGLRDAGAHIYLLNRTYARAEALAAEAGVHAIRREDLSAHTFDAIINSTPYGMRNQTMEAPIAAEEMRAKVFFDLVYNPVETPLLQLARQNGLHVIPGVEMFVEQGVRQFIHWTGQSAPREAMQQSVLEALA